In the Sarcophilus harrisii chromosome 3, mSarHar1.11, whole genome shotgun sequence genome, one interval contains:
- the ZBTB48 gene encoding telomere zinc finger-associated protein isoform X2, whose product MDGSFVQHSVRVLQELNKQREKGQYCDATLDVGGLVFKAHWSVLACCSHFFQSLYGDGTVGSVSLPAGFAEIFGLLLDFFYTGHLALTAGNREKVLLAARELRVPEVVELCQSFKDLGGQEPAGDVNGHLKRPPDSEEEDVARAFYVGLGAPQPCSPQNPPGAKPGPPSQRESPSSPHERLQEALKPSTPPSPGDKDPQDCKDPQRPLKAGGVLLQAGSNEWEVVVQVEDDADGGDVSETETVRTTRKSDPAPKLGALEPALSLGPPGTEPPGNRKGTAVPVECPTCHKKFLSKYYLKVHNRKHTGEKPFECPKCGKCYFRKENLLEHEARNCLNRSEQVFTCSVCQETFRRRMELRVHMVSHTGEMPYKCSSCSQQFMQKKDLQSHMIKLHGAPKPHACPTCAKCFLSRTELQLHEAFKHRGEKLFVCEECGHRASSRNGLQMHIKAKHRNERPYVCEFCSHAFTQKANLNMHLRTHTGEKPFQCHLCGKTFRTQASLDKHHRTHTGERPFSCEFCEQRFTEKGPLLRHVASRHQEGRPHFCQICGKTFKAVEQLRVHVRRHKGVRKFECTECGYKFTRQAHLRRHMEIHDRVENYNPRQRKLRNLVIEDEKMVVVALQPPPELEMGSAEVIVESLTQGGLAPQLPGQRLCAEEHFSSTDVIEQSLIITATIPEDCET is encoded by the exons ATGGACGGCTCCTTTGTCCAGCACAGCGTCCGGGTGCTGCAGGAGCTCAACAAGCAACGGGAGAAGGGGCAGTACTGCGACGCCACCCTGGACGTGGGCGGCCTGGTCTTCAAGGCCCACTGGAGCGTGCTGGCCTGCTGCAGCCACTTCTTCCAGAGCCTTTATGGGGACGGCACTGTGGGCAGCGTCAGCCTCCCTGCTGGCTTTGCCGAGATCTTCGGCCTGCTGCTGGACTTCTTCTACACCGGCCACCTGGCCCTCACGGCAGGGAACCGGGAGAAGGTGCTCCTGGCCGCCAGGGAGCTCCGCGTGCCCGAGGTCGTGGAGCTGTGCCAGAGCTTCAAGGACTTGGGGGGGCAAGAGCCGGCCGGAGACGTGAACGGCCACCTCAAGCGGCCCCCTGACTCCGAGGAGGAGGACGTGGCCAGAGCGTTCTATGTGGGCCTTGGGGCTCCACAGCCCTGCTCTCCCCAGAACCCCCCTGGGGCCAAGCCTGGCCCCCCTAGTCAGAGGGAGAGCCCTTCCTCTCCCCATGAGAGACTCCAGGAAGCTCTGAAGCCTAGCACTCCCCCCAGTCCTGGGGACAAGGACCCTCAAGACTGTAAAGACCCCCAGAGACCCTTGAAGGCAGGAGGGGTCCTGCTGCAGGCTGGTAGTAATGAG TGGGAAGTGGTGGTCCAAGTCGAGGATGACGCAGATGGAGGTGACGTTTCTGAAACAGAGACTGTGCGGACCACCAGGAAGTCCGACCCCGCCCCAAAGCTTGGTGCTCTGGAGCCGGCCCTCAGCCTGGGGCCCCCAGGCACCGAGCCCCCCGGGAACAGAAAAGGTACAGCTGTGCCGGTTGAATGCCCCACATGTCATAAAAAGTTCCTCAGCAAATATTATCTAAAAGTCCACAACAg GAAACACACGGGGGAGAAGCCTTTTGAATGCCCCAAATGTGGGAAATGCTACTTTAGGAAAGAGAATCTCCTGGAGCACGAAGCGCGGAATTGCCTGAACCGTTCAGAGCAG GTGTTTACTTGCTCCGTGTGCCAGGAGACTTTCCGGCGGAGGATGGAGCTGCGTGTTCACATGGTTTCCCATACTGGGGAAATGCCCTACAAG TGCTCGTCCTGCTCACAACAATTCATGCAGAAAAAGGACTTGCAGAGTCACATGATCAAGCTGCACGGGGCCCCCAAGCCCCACGCG TGTCCCACCTGCGCCAAATGCTTCCTGTCTCGAACAGAGCTTCAGTTACATGAAGCCTTTAAGCATAGAGGGGAGAAGCTCTTTGTGTGTGAGGAGTGCGGGCACCGAGCCTCCAGCCGCAATGGCCTCCAGATGCACATCAAGGCAAAGCACAG GAACGAGCGCCCGTACGTCTGCGAGTTCTGCAGCCACGCCTTCACGCAGAAGGCCAACCTGAACATGCACCTGCGCACCCACACCGGGGAGAAGCCCTTCCAGTGCCACCTCTGCGGCAAAACCTTCCGCACACAAG CCAGCCTGGACAAGCACCACCGCACGCACACCGGTGAGCGCCCGTTCAGCTGTGAGTTCTGCGAGCAGCGCTTCACCGAGAAGGGGCCGCTGCTGAGGCACGTGGCCAGCCGTCATCAGGAGGGCCGCCCCCACTTCTGCCAGATCTGCGGGAAGACCTTCAAAG CCGTGGAGCAGCTGCGAGTACACGTGCGGAGACACAAGGGCGTGCGCAAGTTTGAGTGCACCGAGTGTGGCTACAAATTCACCCGCCAG GCTCACCTGCGCCGGCACATGGAGATCCACGACCGGGTAGAAAATTACAATCCCCGTCAGAGGAAGCTTCGGAACCTGGTCATCGAGGACGAGAAGATGGTCGTGGTGGCCCTGCAGCCTCCACCGGAGCTGGAGATGGGCTCTGCCGAGGTGATCGTGGAGTCCCTAACGCAGGGAGGGCTGGCCCCCCAGCTCCCCGGCCAGAGACTCTGCGCCGAGGAGCACTTTTCTAGCACCGACGTCATTGAGCAGTCCCTCATTATCACTGCCACCATTCCGGAGGACTGTGAGACATAG
- the ZBTB48 gene encoding telomere zinc finger-associated protein isoform X1 has protein sequence MRNQRQTALPGVTGPTMDGSFVQHSVRVLQELNKQREKGQYCDATLDVGGLVFKAHWSVLACCSHFFQSLYGDGTVGSVSLPAGFAEIFGLLLDFFYTGHLALTAGNREKVLLAARELRVPEVVELCQSFKDLGGQEPAGDVNGHLKRPPDSEEEDVARAFYVGLGAPQPCSPQNPPGAKPGPPSQRESPSSPHERLQEALKPSTPPSPGDKDPQDCKDPQRPLKAGGVLLQAGSNEWEVVVQVEDDADGGDVSETETVRTTRKSDPAPKLGALEPALSLGPPGTEPPGNRKGTAVPVECPTCHKKFLSKYYLKVHNRKHTGEKPFECPKCGKCYFRKENLLEHEARNCLNRSEQVFTCSVCQETFRRRMELRVHMVSHTGEMPYKCSSCSQQFMQKKDLQSHMIKLHGAPKPHACPTCAKCFLSRTELQLHEAFKHRGEKLFVCEECGHRASSRNGLQMHIKAKHRNERPYVCEFCSHAFTQKANLNMHLRTHTGEKPFQCHLCGKTFRTQASLDKHHRTHTGERPFSCEFCEQRFTEKGPLLRHVASRHQEGRPHFCQICGKTFKAVEQLRVHVRRHKGVRKFECTECGYKFTRQAHLRRHMEIHDRVENYNPRQRKLRNLVIEDEKMVVVALQPPPELEMGSAEVIVESLTQGGLAPQLPGQRLCAEEHFSSTDVIEQSLIITATIPEDCET, from the exons ACGATGGACGGCTCCTTTGTCCAGCACAGCGTCCGGGTGCTGCAGGAGCTCAACAAGCAACGGGAGAAGGGGCAGTACTGCGACGCCACCCTGGACGTGGGCGGCCTGGTCTTCAAGGCCCACTGGAGCGTGCTGGCCTGCTGCAGCCACTTCTTCCAGAGCCTTTATGGGGACGGCACTGTGGGCAGCGTCAGCCTCCCTGCTGGCTTTGCCGAGATCTTCGGCCTGCTGCTGGACTTCTTCTACACCGGCCACCTGGCCCTCACGGCAGGGAACCGGGAGAAGGTGCTCCTGGCCGCCAGGGAGCTCCGCGTGCCCGAGGTCGTGGAGCTGTGCCAGAGCTTCAAGGACTTGGGGGGGCAAGAGCCGGCCGGAGACGTGAACGGCCACCTCAAGCGGCCCCCTGACTCCGAGGAGGAGGACGTGGCCAGAGCGTTCTATGTGGGCCTTGGGGCTCCACAGCCCTGCTCTCCCCAGAACCCCCCTGGGGCCAAGCCTGGCCCCCCTAGTCAGAGGGAGAGCCCTTCCTCTCCCCATGAGAGACTCCAGGAAGCTCTGAAGCCTAGCACTCCCCCCAGTCCTGGGGACAAGGACCCTCAAGACTGTAAAGACCCCCAGAGACCCTTGAAGGCAGGAGGGGTCCTGCTGCAGGCTGGTAGTAATGAG TGGGAAGTGGTGGTCCAAGTCGAGGATGACGCAGATGGAGGTGACGTTTCTGAAACAGAGACTGTGCGGACCACCAGGAAGTCCGACCCCGCCCCAAAGCTTGGTGCTCTGGAGCCGGCCCTCAGCCTGGGGCCCCCAGGCACCGAGCCCCCCGGGAACAGAAAAGGTACAGCTGTGCCGGTTGAATGCCCCACATGTCATAAAAAGTTCCTCAGCAAATATTATCTAAAAGTCCACAACAg GAAACACACGGGGGAGAAGCCTTTTGAATGCCCCAAATGTGGGAAATGCTACTTTAGGAAAGAGAATCTCCTGGAGCACGAAGCGCGGAATTGCCTGAACCGTTCAGAGCAG GTGTTTACTTGCTCCGTGTGCCAGGAGACTTTCCGGCGGAGGATGGAGCTGCGTGTTCACATGGTTTCCCATACTGGGGAAATGCCCTACAAG TGCTCGTCCTGCTCACAACAATTCATGCAGAAAAAGGACTTGCAGAGTCACATGATCAAGCTGCACGGGGCCCCCAAGCCCCACGCG TGTCCCACCTGCGCCAAATGCTTCCTGTCTCGAACAGAGCTTCAGTTACATGAAGCCTTTAAGCATAGAGGGGAGAAGCTCTTTGTGTGTGAGGAGTGCGGGCACCGAGCCTCCAGCCGCAATGGCCTCCAGATGCACATCAAGGCAAAGCACAG GAACGAGCGCCCGTACGTCTGCGAGTTCTGCAGCCACGCCTTCACGCAGAAGGCCAACCTGAACATGCACCTGCGCACCCACACCGGGGAGAAGCCCTTCCAGTGCCACCTCTGCGGCAAAACCTTCCGCACACAAG CCAGCCTGGACAAGCACCACCGCACGCACACCGGTGAGCGCCCGTTCAGCTGTGAGTTCTGCGAGCAGCGCTTCACCGAGAAGGGGCCGCTGCTGAGGCACGTGGCCAGCCGTCATCAGGAGGGCCGCCCCCACTTCTGCCAGATCTGCGGGAAGACCTTCAAAG CCGTGGAGCAGCTGCGAGTACACGTGCGGAGACACAAGGGCGTGCGCAAGTTTGAGTGCACCGAGTGTGGCTACAAATTCACCCGCCAG GCTCACCTGCGCCGGCACATGGAGATCCACGACCGGGTAGAAAATTACAATCCCCGTCAGAGGAAGCTTCGGAACCTGGTCATCGAGGACGAGAAGATGGTCGTGGTGGCCCTGCAGCCTCCACCGGAGCTGGAGATGGGCTCTGCCGAGGTGATCGTGGAGTCCCTAACGCAGGGAGGGCTGGCCCCCCAGCTCCCCGGCCAGAGACTCTGCGCCGAGGAGCACTTTTCTAGCACCGACGTCATTGAGCAGTCCCTCATTATCACTGCCACCATTCCGGAGGACTGTGAGACATAG